In Anaerobacillus isosaccharinicus, one genomic interval encodes:
- a CDS encoding YczE/YyaS/YitT family protein: MSTNMKRALSYLLGLFILSIGISFTIIARLGAGAWDALAVGLSNLTGFSVGTWVILIGVILIFVNALILKNRPQLISIVTVIILGYFIDFWLIIVFPNFFVETILIRFVILLIGVLLMGIGIATYLQGKFAIIPIDGFMMAIQNRLKVSLGVAKTIAEITALVFAFFAGGPIGIGTVIVTLSIGSMIQIFFPHLERFVHGYN; encoded by the coding sequence ATGAGTACAAACATGAAAAGAGCTTTAAGTTATTTACTAGGTTTATTTATTCTTTCGATAGGGATTAGTTTTACGATAATTGCAAGACTTGGTGCTGGAGCATGGGATGCCTTAGCGGTAGGTCTTAGCAATTTAACAGGATTTTCAGTAGGTACGTGGGTAATTTTAATTGGAGTCATCCTAATTTTTGTTAATGCTCTAATATTGAAGAATAGACCTCAATTAATTTCAATCGTAACCGTAATAATTTTAGGATACTTTATTGATTTCTGGTTAATAATTGTTTTTCCAAATTTCTTCGTCGAGACAATTTTAATACGATTTGTTATCTTACTTATTGGTGTTCTGTTAATGGGAATTGGAATTGCAACTTATTTACAAGGGAAGTTTGCTATTATTCCGATCGATGGGTTTATGATGGCAATCCAAAACCGATTAAAGGTAAGTTTAGGAGTCGCAAAAACAATCGCAGAGATTACTGCCTTAGTATTTGCCTTTTTTGCCGGTGGACCTATCGGGATTGGAACGGTCATTGTAACTTTATCAATTGGTTCCATGATCCAAATCTTTTTCCCGCATTTAGAACGTTTTGTACACGGTTATAATTAA
- a CDS encoding MFS transporter produces the protein MQAVQQNNPVYRYWVLVGMVMIAGFSQGMLLPLLAIMLEQIGISSSLNGLNAAGLYIGILLVSPFIEKPVRHFGYKPVIVTGLVLVATSLLLFPFWQVFWFWFILRVIVGIGDNLIHYATQVWITSTSPKKKRGRNLSIYGLAFGIGFGIGPLMTRLLSINEFLPFIIASVTSLLSWFFILLLRNEWPDNEIETGSRLNTFSRYKKVFSLAWFALLPGFCYGYLEATLHGSFPVYALRSGITIEWVSILLPSFVVGSLITQLPLGMLSDKIGRKNVLLSVLFLGFVSFIAMAFLESSMIGLLVCFIVAGMFLGSLFSLGIAYLADLIPSSLIPTGNVVVSICFALGSIAGPVIGGIFIDVFGDGSIYYSISGMLLLVLIAGLVFSQRQDVSELDVKRAAI, from the coding sequence ATGCAAGCTGTACAGCAAAACAACCCCGTTTATCGTTATTGGGTCTTAGTTGGGATGGTTATGATTGCTGGCTTTTCCCAAGGGATGCTCCTACCACTTCTTGCAATAATGCTTGAGCAAATTGGCATCTCTTCATCTTTAAACGGTCTTAATGCAGCAGGTCTATATATTGGAATATTATTAGTTTCCCCTTTTATTGAAAAACCTGTCCGTCACTTTGGGTATAAGCCAGTAATTGTCACAGGCTTAGTTCTAGTTGCCACATCATTACTACTATTTCCTTTTTGGCAAGTATTTTGGTTTTGGTTTATTCTCCGTGTGATTGTTGGAATTGGTGACAACTTAATTCACTATGCAACACAAGTATGGATAACTTCAACTAGTCCAAAGAAAAAACGGGGCAGAAATTTATCAATTTATGGATTGGCTTTTGGAATTGGATTTGGGATTGGACCATTAATGACAAGATTACTTTCCATTAATGAATTTTTACCATTTATCATCGCTTCTGTAACAAGTCTATTATCTTGGTTTTTTATTTTACTTTTACGAAATGAATGGCCAGATAACGAAATTGAAACGGGTTCTCGCCTTAATACTTTTTCAAGATATAAAAAAGTCTTTTCCTTAGCATGGTTCGCTTTATTGCCAGGGTTTTGCTATGGTTATTTAGAGGCTACCTTACACGGAAGTTTCCCCGTCTACGCTTTAAGGTCAGGAATTACAATTGAGTGGGTATCGATCCTTTTACCATCCTTTGTTGTAGGAAGTTTAATTACGCAACTTCCATTAGGAATGCTCAGTGACAAAATTGGTCGGAAGAATGTCCTACTTTCTGTTCTATTTCTTGGGTTCGTTTCATTTATTGCTATGGCCTTTTTAGAATCATCGATGATTGGTTTGTTAGTTTGCTTTATTGTTGCCGGGATGTTCTTAGGTTCCCTTTTCTCACTAGGGATCGCTTATTTAGCTGACTTAATCCCAAGCTCCTTAATTCCAACAGGAAATGTCGTCGTGTCCATCTGTTTTGCTCTAGGTAGTATTGCTGGTCCGGTAATAGGCGGTATATTCATCGATGTCTTTGGAGATGGCAGTATCTATTATTCGATAAGTGGCATGTTATTACTAGTCTTAATAGCAGGTTTAGTATTTTCTCAACGACAAGACGTTAGCGAGTTGGACGTAAAACGAGCAGCAATATAG
- a CDS encoding OsmC family protein, with the protein MKFVMKENGFETEVEYGKLQICGDEKYGFRPYQLLVSAIAVCSGGVLRKVLEKKRLTYSDVTVTTEIERNEKKANSVEKIHMHFIITGKDLTKEVVEKCLHVTRKNCSMVQSVEGSIEITESFEIISV; encoded by the coding sequence ATGAAGTTTGTTATGAAGGAAAATGGCTTTGAAACTGAAGTGGAATATGGTAAGCTTCAAATTTGTGGTGACGAAAAATACGGATTTCGCCCTTATCAACTATTAGTTTCGGCAATAGCTGTTTGTAGTGGTGGTGTCCTTCGTAAAGTATTAGAAAAAAAACGTCTAACTTATTCCGATGTAACTGTCACAACCGAAATAGAACGGAATGAGAAAAAGGCTAATAGTGTTGAAAAAATTCATATGCATTTTATTATTACAGGAAAAGATTTAACTAAAGAAGTCGTCGAAAAGTGTTTACATGTAACAAGAAAAAATTGCTCAATGGTCCAATCTGTTGAAGGTAGTATTGAGATTACTGAGTCGTTTGAGATTATTTCAGTGTAG
- a CDS encoding VLRF1 family aeRF1-type release factor encodes MALRKVINELKNLENEDKVLTLYLNTDRSECQSGSWKIKLKNGLKKLEEYIYLSSNEEEVKSYKKLKKRVEKTINDAATNLQKSVIIFASNKGKLFSVHFLQVPVETEFFWEDEPKLAQIEKIQHTYPTSGVIIANEDEIILMHSEMGGLDAVNKFAFEAYTDDWRMFEGVAASDRTASGANHKDSYNDRYEANQLRWVRNMMPLIEKVADHHDWKHVHIIGQAEYICSLERELNLPIKNVLRKTVSNIEEKKMINREVLAI; translated from the coding sequence TTGGCATTACGAAAAGTAATAAACGAGTTAAAAAATCTTGAAAATGAAGATAAGGTATTAACGTTATATTTGAATACTGATCGTAGTGAGTGTCAGAGTGGGTCCTGGAAAATTAAATTAAAAAACGGGTTGAAAAAGCTAGAGGAATACATTTACCTAAGTAGTAATGAAGAAGAAGTTAAAAGTTATAAAAAACTTAAAAAAAGAGTTGAGAAAACAATTAATGATGCGGCAACAAATTTGCAAAAAAGTGTCATTATTTTTGCATCAAACAAGGGCAAGCTTTTTTCCGTACATTTTTTACAAGTACCTGTTGAAACTGAATTTTTTTGGGAAGATGAACCTAAGCTTGCGCAAATAGAAAAAATTCAACACACTTACCCAACGAGTGGGGTTATTATAGCGAACGAAGATGAAATTATCTTAATGCATTCTGAAATGGGAGGATTAGATGCAGTCAATAAATTCGCTTTTGAAGCATATACAGATGATTGGCGAATGTTTGAAGGAGTGGCTGCCTCAGATCGAACAGCTTCAGGTGCTAACCATAAAGACTCCTATAACGATAGATACGAGGCGAATCAACTACGCTGGGTTAGAAATATGATGCCTTTAATTGAAAAGGTAGCTGATCACCACGATTGGAAGCATGTTCACATTATTGGACAAGCTGAATACATTTGTTCTTTAGAACGAGAGTTAAATCTACCGATCAAAAATGTCCTTCGGAAAACTGTTTCGAATATAGAAGAGAAGAAAATGATTAATAGAGAAGTATTAGCGATTTAA
- a CDS encoding pyridoxamine 5'-phosphate oxidase family protein encodes MNNNNMQEVINIIDSDHVGVLSTMQGNKPHARYMMFFHDESQLYTATNKKTHKVEEIQNNPNVHVLLGFDQKGDKYIELQGKANVVNDQQLKEKYWNDQLAPWLDGPNDPDYCLLQINPEHIELINGNNETTIM; translated from the coding sequence ATGAATAACAATAATATGCAAGAAGTAATAAATATTATTGATAGTGACCATGTAGGTGTTTTATCTACAATGCAAGGAAACAAGCCTCATGCAAGATATATGATGTTCTTTCATGACGAATCACAACTTTATACAGCAACTAATAAGAAAACACATAAAGTTGAGGAAATACAAAATAATCCAAATGTTCATGTTCTCCTAGGTTTTGACCAAAAGGGCGACAAATACATTGAACTTCAAGGAAAAGCAAATGTGGTTAATGATCAACAATTAAAAGAAAAATACTGGAACGATCAATTAGCTCCATGGTTAGACGGTCCAAACGACCCAGACTATTGTTTATTACAAATCAACCCAGAACACATTGAACTAATCAACGGCAATAATGAAACAACCATTATGTAA
- a CDS encoding Cj0069 family protein — translation MKRHVVFLEVEGGNDKGADGLRPDTMPMVNSLKMFGWTSEVIFYAESKKEEIFQSIVENADAYISRINPGNLEDESSYFELLRNLTNQGIIGMERPEVMMSYGAKDVLVKLRDTSLVPTDTFAYYSMSDFIANFPKQLEKGERVLKQNRGSTGEGIWRVELIDQNEVDENGVLFTAMVRCTEAKDNQVQEFVLGDFLNFCEQYIEGENGMLVDMPFLPRIVEGEIRILMINDKPVNVVHKKPAEGDNAFSATLFSGAKYRYDTPEDWPILISLFQQKLPMVVEILGNYDLPLIWTADFILDTDENKLDKYILGEMNCSCVGFTSHLELSDEVAEAIIKLVTKNKKNHKELEEQL, via the coding sequence ATGAAAAGGCATGTTGTTTTTTTGGAAGTAGAAGGCGGTAATGATAAAGGTGCAGATGGTCTTAGACCTGATACGATGCCGATGGTTAATTCATTAAAGATGTTTGGATGGACATCTGAAGTAATTTTTTATGCTGAATCGAAAAAAGAGGAAATTTTTCAATCAATCGTTGAGAATGCAGATGCTTATATTAGCCGAATTAATCCAGGAAATTTAGAAGATGAATCAAGTTATTTCGAACTGTTACGCAATCTAACAAATCAAGGCATCATTGGTATGGAGCGTCCTGAGGTGATGATGAGCTATGGCGCAAAAGATGTTCTTGTTAAGCTTCGCGATACAAGTTTAGTTCCAACTGATACATTTGCATATTATAGCATGTCCGATTTTATTGCAAATTTTCCAAAACAACTTGAAAAAGGCGAGCGAGTATTAAAACAAAATCGCGGCTCAACTGGTGAAGGAATTTGGCGTGTAGAATTAATAGATCAAAATGAAGTTGATGAAAATGGCGTGTTGTTTACTGCAATGGTCAGATGTACAGAAGCAAAAGATAATCAAGTCCAAGAATTTGTTCTAGGTGATTTTTTGAATTTTTGTGAGCAGTACATTGAAGGTGAAAATGGGATGCTCGTTGATATGCCTTTTTTACCTCGAATCGTGGAAGGTGAAATTCGTATCTTAATGATTAATGATAAACCTGTGAATGTCGTACACAAAAAGCCAGCAGAAGGGGATAATGCTTTTTCAGCAACGTTGTTTTCTGGTGCCAAATACCGTTATGATACACCAGAAGATTGGCCTATTTTGATTAGCCTTTTTCAACAAAAGTTACCAATGGTTGTCGAGATCTTAGGTAATTACGATTTACCACTAATTTGGACAGCGGACTTTATCTTAGATACAGATGAAAATAAACTTGATAAATACATCTTAGGAGAAATGAATTGCTCGTGTGTAGGCTTTACTTCTCACCTTGAATTGAGTGATGAGGTGGCAGAGGCAATCATCAAACTTGTTACTAAAAACAAAAAAAATCATAAAGAATTAGAAGAACAATTATAA
- the cspD gene encoding cold-shock protein CspD yields MQNGKVKWFNAEKGFGFIEVEGGNDVFVHFSAIEGEGFKSLEEGQDVSFEVVEGNRGPQAANVTKL; encoded by the coding sequence ATGCAAAACGGTAAAGTAAAATGGTTTAACGCTGAAAAAGGTTTCGGATTTATTGAAGTTGAAGGTGGAAACGATGTATTCGTTCACTTTTCTGCTATCGAAGGTGAAGGTTTCAAATCTTTAGAAGAAGGTCAAGATGTTTCTTTTGAAGTTGTTGAAGGTAACCGCGGACCTCAAGCTGCTAACGTTACTAAACTTTAA
- a CDS encoding DUF421 domain-containing protein — protein MMKHLFNSDLRIITAYLWKINCILFFEEGEDMDFHWVWKAILIVIVGSLVLRLAGRKSISQLTVSQTVIMISIGNLMIQPVSERNIFITFLIALLLVLVLIFMEYIQMKNDKFESFITGKGILVIEDGVVLTDNLKRMRLTFDQLEVRLRQENVKHLTDVKLATIEPSGQIGLLLKEYAQPATKHDIQILINYLHSKLPGEQIPPPSILQSKVGEKNLFSEVKTKGSNQKNHGRLS, from the coding sequence ATGATGAAACATTTATTTAATTCAGATCTTAGAATAATAACTGCTTATTTATGGAAAATTAATTGTATCTTATTTTTTGAAGAAGGTGAAGATATGGACTTTCATTGGGTTTGGAAAGCAATTTTAATCGTCATTGTTGGCTCTCTCGTGTTACGTTTGGCAGGAAGAAAATCGATCTCCCAATTAACCGTATCTCAAACTGTCATTATGATTTCCATTGGTAATTTAATGATTCAACCTGTTAGCGAAAGAAATATTTTTATTACATTCCTGATTGCATTACTTCTTGTCCTCGTCCTTATCTTTATGGAATATATCCAAATGAAAAATGACAAATTTGAAAGCTTTATCACAGGAAAAGGTATTCTTGTGATCGAGGACGGTGTTGTTTTAACAGACAACCTCAAACGAATGCGACTAACCTTTGATCAGCTTGAAGTACGTCTCCGCCAAGAAAACGTCAAACACCTTACCGATGTTAAACTAGCCACCATTGAACCCAGCGGTCAGATCGGCTTGTTACTAAAAGAATATGCTCAACCGGCAACCAAGCATGATATTCAGATATTAATTAATTACTTACATAGTAAGCTACCCGGAGAACAAATTCCCCCACCATCCATACTTCAGTCTAAGGTAGGAGAAAAAAACCTATTTTCAGAAGTGAAAACCAAAGGTTCCAACCAAAAAAATCATGGTCGTCTATCGTAA